A genomic stretch from Candidatus Saganbacteria bacterium includes:
- a CDS encoding transketolase, producing the protein MVSKELLKELEIKANTLRKHIIEMTCRAQSGHPGGSLSAADIITVLYFHKMRHDPKEPKWADRDRFVMSKGHAAPVLYAALAEAGYFPKSYLKTLRQIGSSLQGHIDMLSLPGIEISTGSLGQGLSAANGMALAARLDKKSYRIYCLTGDGECQEGQIWEAAMTSSHKKLDNLTVIVDRNKYQIDGRVEDIKNIEPLADKFKAFGFHVLKCDGHSINAIIASFEEAEKIKGSPTVIIADTVKGKGVSFMEAKPLDFHGKAPTKEEEAQALSELCECFKNNG; encoded by the coding sequence ATGGTTTCGAAAGAATTACTCAAAGAATTAGAAATTAAAGCCAACACTTTGCGCAAGCATATAATAGAAATGACTTGCCGTGCGCAATCGGGGCATCCAGGAGGGTCTCTTTCGGCTGCCGACATCATAACTGTCCTCTATTTTCATAAAATGAGGCATGATCCAAAAGAGCCGAAATGGGCCGATCGCGACAGGTTTGTGATGTCGAAGGGACATGCAGCGCCGGTACTTTATGCGGCTCTTGCGGAAGCCGGATATTTCCCAAAATCATATCTTAAAACATTAAGACAGATTGGAAGCTCTCTTCAGGGACATATCGATATGCTTTCGCTTCCGGGGATCGAAATATCAACCGGATCATTGGGACAGGGGCTTTCTGCCGCGAACGGGATGGCGTTAGCCGCGCGTCTCGACAAGAAATCTTATAGGATATATTGTTTAACAGGCGATGGCGAATGCCAAGAAGGCCAGATCTGGGAAGCCGCTATGACCTCTTCGCATAAAAAGCTCGATAATTTGACGGTCATAGTCGACAGGAACAAATATCAGATCGATGGCCGGGTAGAGGATATCAAAAATATTGAGCCTCTAGCCGATAAATTCAAAGCGTTTGGTTTCCATGTGTTAAAATGTGACGGGCATTCAATCAATGCGATAATTGCTTCTTTTGAAGAAGCGGAAAAGATCAAGGGGTCGCCGACAGTGATCATTGCTGACACTGTAAAAGGGAAAGGCGTATCGTTCATGGAAGCGAAACCGCTCGATTTTCACGGGAAAGCCCCCACAAAAGAAGAGGAAGCGCAAGCTTTAAGCGAACTTTGCGAGTGTTTTAAAAATAATGGCTAA
- the murB gene encoding UDP-N-acetylmuramate dehydrogenase produces MLQLQKNEPLSLHSTIKIGGPALYFTTARDIDGIVEAIDFARSKKLRYFILGLGSNILFADKGFNGVVIKLGMDNIEIAGKNALVDAGMPLQKLLNDLRKNGLTGLEFLAGVPGTLGGAVVMNAGLKELWIGKFVEKVLVIDQNGKENVYSKADCKFNYRTSVFTETSLFIKKVELNLDRDTALNIKEKMQAYMKDRIEKQPYDIPSMGSIFKNPKGQFAGKLLEDAGLKGARIGNAQISSKHANFIVNLGQATCQDVRKLIDLARNRVWGKFRVKLQLEIIMPSYI; encoded by the coding sequence ATGCTTCAACTGCAAAAAAACGAGCCCTTATCTCTCCATTCAACGATCAAGATCGGCGGCCCCGCTTTATATTTTACGACCGCAAGGGATATAGATGGGATTGTTGAAGCCATTGATTTTGCCAGGTCGAAAAAATTAAGATATTTTATTTTGGGCCTCGGTTCAAATATTTTGTTTGCTGACAAAGGGTTTAATGGTGTCGTGATAAAGCTTGGGATGGATAATATCGAAATTGCCGGCAAAAATGCATTAGTCGATGCCGGCATGCCTTTGCAGAAATTATTGAATGACCTAAGGAAAAACGGCCTGACCGGGCTTGAATTTTTGGCGGGTGTCCCTGGGACGCTGGGCGGCGCGGTTGTGATGAATGCAGGCCTTAAAGAGTTATGGATCGGGAAATTTGTCGAGAAGGTGTTGGTCATCGACCAAAACGGCAAAGAAAATGTATATTCCAAAGCCGATTGCAAATTCAACTACAGGACCAGCGTTTTTACTGAAACGAGCTTATTTATCAAAAAAGTTGAGCTTAATTTGGACCGCGACACCGCATTAAATATCAAAGAAAAAATGCAAGCATATATGAAAGACAGGATCGAGAAGCAGCCTTACGACATACCGTCCATGGGCAGCATTTTTAAAAATCCGAAAGGCCAATTTGCTGGAAAATTACTTGAAGATGCCGGGCTTAAAGGGGCAAGGATAGGGAACGCGCAGATCTCTAGCAAGCATGCGAATTTTATAGTCAATCTGGGGCAGGCGACATGCCAAGATGTAAGAAAATTGATTGACCTAGCAAGGAATAGGGTTTGGGGGAAATTCCGCGTAAAATTGCAGCTGGAAATAATAATGCCTTCCTATATTTGA
- a CDS encoding UDP-N-acetylmuramate--L-alanine ligase: protein MNSFDIGKHKNIYLIGIGGCGVSAIGKILFQMGFRVSGSDLKESSNTIRLKDLGIKVFIEHSASNLREADLVVYSSAVSKDNVEFMEAKSKNLTIIKRAQMLSWIMDKFKQRVAVAGTHGKTTTTSMISKIFCDARLDPTYLIGGETDYVDGNARLGAGEYAIAEADESDGSFLELNPTVTVLTNIEPDHMEYFGTVENLHDIFGQFIGRTAKDGLLVVGVDNPQSAEIANKTSIRKITYGIISDADITARNFLFDENKSKFNVLRNGKMLGELVLSIPGEQNISNALAAIAVSMEAGIPFSTIASSLHSFTGAKRRFQIIGEVDGILVVDDYAHHPTEIKATLHATKMGWGDDHRIIAIFQPHRYSRTLNLFSQFGEAFIDADLVILTDIYSAGESPIQNVDGRMISREVEKHQDVLYVQRKERIPEILVKMLKPNDLILTMGAGDINNIGKEILSRLKIKL from the coding sequence ATGAATAGCTTCGATATCGGTAAACATAAGAATATATATTTAATCGGCATTGGCGGGTGCGGAGTATCAGCTATAGGGAAGATACTTTTTCAAATGGGGTTTAGGGTTTCCGGCTCCGACCTTAAAGAGTCGAGCAATACAATAAGGCTGAAGGACCTCGGGATAAAAGTATTTATCGAGCACAGCGCAAGCAACCTGCGTGAAGCTGATCTTGTCGTGTATTCATCCGCGGTCTCAAAGGACAATGTAGAATTCATGGAAGCCAAGTCTAAGAACCTTACGATTATTAAGCGCGCGCAGATGCTTTCGTGGATCATGGACAAATTCAAACAAAGGGTGGCGGTCGCAGGCACGCACGGCAAAACGACGACGACATCGATGATATCGAAAATATTCTGCGATGCGAGGCTTGACCCTACATACTTGATCGGCGGCGAGACGGATTATGTCGACGGCAATGCGAGGCTTGGGGCAGGGGAATATGCAATAGCCGAAGCTGACGAAAGCGACGGGTCATTCTTGGAATTAAACCCAACTGTAACTGTTTTGACCAATATCGAGCCCGACCATATGGAATATTTCGGCACGGTCGAAAACTTGCATGATATATTCGGGCAATTTATTGGGCGAACCGCAAAAGACGGGCTTTTAGTTGTTGGAGTCGACAATCCCCAATCGGCGGAGATCGCCAACAAAACATCCATCAGGAAAATTACATACGGGATAATTTCCGACGCGGATATTACCGCGCGAAATTTCTTGTTTGATGAGAACAAGTCGAAATTTAATGTTCTACGGAATGGAAAGATGCTTGGAGAGCTCGTCTTGTCTATCCCCGGCGAGCAGAATATTTCAAATGCACTAGCAGCAATCGCAGTTTCAATGGAAGCGGGCATCCCATTTTCGACAATAGCTTCATCCCTCCATTCTTTTACTGGAGCAAAAAGGCGTTTCCAGATTATAGGCGAGGTTGACGGCATCCTGGTCGTTGACGATTATGCTCACCATCCGACAGAGATAAAGGCGACTCTTCACGCCACTAAAATGGGATGGGGAGATGACCATAGGATAATTGCTATTTTCCAGCCGCACAGGTACAGCCGCACATTAAACCTTTTCTCGCAGTTCGGGGAGGCTTTTATTGACGCCGACCTTGTCATATTGACCGATATTTATTCAGCGGGCGAGTCGCCGATCCAAAATGTCGACGGCCGGATGATCTCTCGCGAAGTGGAAAAACACCAGGACGTCCTCTACGTCCAAAGAAAAGAACGCATACCAGAGATTCTCGTCAAGATGCTCAAGCCAAACGACCTGATACTGACTATGGGAGCCGGCGATATAAATAATATCGGCAAAGAAATTTTGTCGCGCCTCAAGATCAAACTATAA